The Danio rerio strain Tuebingen ecotype United States chromosome 1, GRCz12tu, whole genome shotgun sequence genome includes a region encoding these proteins:
- the cnrip1a gene encoding CB1 cannabinoid receptor-interacting protein 1a — protein MADVPAVINIAVSLKIQPNDGPVFYKVDGTRFGQTRTIKLLTGSKYKIEVITKPGSAEATTMGIGGKTFPLEEQSRDEEQIVYIGNYDTEGVPHTKSGDRQPVQVSIEFKDAGMFETVWQVKYYNYYKREHCNFGNSFNCIEYEAKPNETRSLMWINKEVFQ, from the exons ATGGCTGACGTTCCCGCGGTAATAAACATCGCCGTTTCGTTGAAAATCCAGCCCAATGACGGACCCGTGTTTTATAAGGTGGACGGGACGAGGTTCGGACAGACCAGGACGATCAAATTGCTGACGGGATCGAAATACAAAATCGAGGTGATCACGAAACCGGGCAGCGCCGAGGCCAC CACGATGGGGATCGGAGGAAAGACCTTCCCGCTGGAGGAGCAGTCCAGAGATGAAGAGCAGATCGTGTACATCGGCAACTACGACACTGAGGGCGTCCCGCACACCAAGAGTGGAGACAGACAACCTGTGCAGGTCTCCATCGAG TTCAAAGACGCCGGGATGTTCGAAACCGTCTGGCAAGTGaaatactacaactactacaagaGAGAGCACTGCAACTTCGGCAACAGCTTCAACTGCATCGAGTACGAGGCCAAACCCAACGAGACCCGCAGCCTCATGTGGATAAACAAAGAGGTCTTCCAGTAA